A region from the Oncorhynchus tshawytscha isolate Ot180627B linkage group LG26, Otsh_v2.0, whole genome shotgun sequence genome encodes:
- the LOC112234847 gene encoding uncharacterized protein LOC112234847 yields the protein MAEPESLHFSVGILGISGGSLLLLVNNYGSSPDKDFIPHTALGVLLLIIASLLAYSGVRRSLSQSQLFSSVCLTVSALWCGSGLVYLLVGEGLVGTTELRSSLVPGLAAFTLAFLILATVSVLQREVVLLIISLSISLACGHQIAGLSSPGFGQSATAACYLLVTLVGAYFGCGRLLSFITQGRVEAPGTGLRRRAGGQGSGVRAPEDCNDVVPVGLVMNLLSASVIACPLLAVVPQLAPGHVPWLWTAAVFQLVVCVLSYRSMDSLTATFYGFTSILRFAEGYSALLTAFSIHPSSPIPFPVVFAVLFFILALFSCQKSLAEGLYQLFYVAYTIALAAQPSLSFQSGAQGVQAAIFVVSAVMLLVTSYNNVSAKRIPTGEGVFKALVTRVSSLTLRPHDRHSQAPYLGYSRYADAEVLGHACSVLAVFSITASMGDRAPLGVLVLPWAVVAGGVLQLLVGSVAFSRGKTLESMAFVLYGVMWSVWGLTRYGGLYGDTRGFNLAVGIISFLLFNSLVTVGALFLSVAWVVYAATFHLIIISFLLDAMGALPYGYDIGVSIVFGLMSFYCFLSGLFSLTFLTPQLPLGRALVRLSGTGGGGKDICLHVPARKATAVHQIAEIMKSGGICGMPTDTVYVLVAACNRPDAVEKAYKCKQQAQDRPMSLWVSSINQLEPVRSLLSALLWDFMSAAWPSSISMVIARGPWMEMFGLGESAKHIGTPQSIAIRNPNCAVATHLINLVGPIAVTSANPTGEADTTHHNQVYAKLGDKVDGVLCDGPSPENIASTVVDCTKIDSGHIGFFRVGLIPKSQVLQIFEEVQKRHSHGQINPGFEADLTEPDPNPNLTDPQRNTEEDNTESTESSTVPPPTQSPANMDTSTLATQP from the exons ATGGCTGAGCCGGAGTCGCTGCATTTCTCCGTGGGTATCCTCGGGATCTCCGGCG GTTCTCTGCTGCTGTTGGTGAATAACTATGGCAGCTCTCCTGACAAAGACTTCATCCCCCATACTGCACTGGGGGTGCTGCTGCTCATCATCGCTTCCCTTTTGGCATACTCTG gGGTGCGTCGCAGCCTGTCCCAGTCCCAGTTGTTCTCCAGTGTGTGTCTGACCGTGTCAGCCTTGTGGTGTGGGTCTGGACTGGTCTACCTGCTCGTTGGGGAGGGGTTGGTGGGGACTACAGAGCTGAGGTCCTCTTTGGTCCCTGGCCTAGCAGCCTTCACCCTGGCCTTCCTCATACTGGCTACAGTATCTGTCCtccagagagag GTGGTCCTGTTAATCATCTCCCTGTCTATCAGCCTGGCCTGTGGGCACCAGATCGCCGGCCTCTCCTCCCCGGGGTTCGGCCAGTCTGCCACGGCCGCCTGCTACCTGCTGGTCACCCTGGTGGGGGCTTACTTTGGCTGTGGCCGCCTGCTCTCCTTTATCACCCAGGGAAGGGTGGAGGCTCCTGGTACAGGGCTGAGAAGAAGGGcagggggtcaggggtcaggggtcagagctCCAGAGGACTGTAACGACGTGGTGCCTGTAGGCCTGGTGATGAATCTGCTGTCTGCTAGTGTAATAGCCTGCCCCCTACTGGCTGTGGTTCCTCAACTCGCCCCGGGTCACGTCCCCTGGCTTTGGACGGCTGCTGTATTCCAGCTAgttgtgtgtgtcctctcctacAGATCCATGGACTCCCTGACTGCCACCTTCTACGGCTTCACCTCCATCCTGCGCTTTGCTGAGGGCTACAGCGCTCTCCTCACAGCcttctccatccacccctcctcccctatcCCCTTTCCCGTTGTCTTTGCTGTTCTATTCTTCATCCTGGCTCTGTTCAGCTGTCAGAAGAGTCTAGCTGAGGGTCTCTACCAGCTGTTCTACGTGGCGTATACTATCGCCCTCGcagcccagccctccctctccttccagtctGGGGCGCAGGGCGTCCAGGCAGCCATCTTTGTTGTGTCAGCCGTGATGTTACTGGTCACCTCCTACAACAACGTCTCGGCCAAAAGGATTCCTACGGGGGAGGGCGTGTTCAAGGCCCTGGTGACGCGTGTCAGCAGCCTGACTCTCCGTCCCCACGACAGACACAGCCAAGCTCCCTACCTGGGCTACTCCAGGTATGCTGACGCAGAGGTGTTAGGTCATGCCTGCTCTGTCCTCGCTGTCTTCTCCATCACAGCATCCATGGGGGACCGGGCCCCGCTGGGCGTGCTGGTCCTGCCCTGGGCTGTGGTGGCAGGCGGCGTCCTCCAGCTGCTGGTCGGCTCCGTGGCCTTCTCCCGTG GTAAGACCCTTGAGAGCATGGCGTTTGTCCTATATGGTGTCATGTGGTCTGTCTGGGGGCTGACGCGGTACGGCGGGCTCTACGGGGACACACGGGGATTCAACCTGGCTGTGGGCATCATCAGCTTCCtgttgttcaacagtctggtgACGGTAGGAGCGCTGTTCCTGAGCGTAGCCTGGGTTGTCTATGCCGCGACCTTTCACCTCATTATCATCTCCTTCCTCCTGGACGCCATGGGAGCACTGCCTTATGGGTATGACATCGGGGTGTCGATCGTGTTTGGCCTGATGTCATTCTACTGTTTCCTGTCTGGTCTGTTCAGCCTGACCTTCCTGACACCCCAGTTGCCCCTGGGACGGGCGTTAGTCAGGCTGAGTGGgacgggaggaggagggaaggacatCTGTCTTCATGTCCCTGCACGCAAGGCCACGGCCGTCCACCAGATAGCAG AGATCATGAAGAGTGGAGGTATATGTGGGATGCCCACTGACACGGTCTATGTACTGGTGGCAGCTTGTAACAGACCGGACGCTGTGGAAAAGGCCTACAA GTGTAAACAGCAGGCTCAGGACCGGCCCATGTCTCTGTGGGTGTCCTCTATTAACCAGTTAGAACCGGTCAGATCCCTGCTGTCTGCCCTGCTCTGGGACTTCATGAGCGCAGCTTGGCCCTCCTCTATCAGCATGGTCATAGCCAGGG GTCCTTGGATGGAGATGTTTGGTCTGGGGGAATCAGCTAAACACATCGGAACCCCTCAGAGCATTGCTATCAGGAACCCAAATTGTGCTGTGGCTACTCATCTTATCAACCTG gTGGGTCCCATTGCTGTGACGTCAGCCAACCCCACAGGAGAAgcagacaccacacaccacaaccagGTGTATGCCAAGCTGGGAGACAAG gtgGATGGTGTATTGTGTGACGGCCCATCCCCAGAGAACATCGCCTCCACTGTGGTTGACTGCACCAAGATAGACAGCGGCCATATTGGATTCTTCCGAGTAGGCCTCATTCCCAAGTCTCAG GTGCTCCAGATCTTTGAGGAGGTCCAGAAGAGGCATTCTCACGGTCAGATTAACCCAGGGTTTGAAGCAGACCTCACAgagcctgaccctaaccctaacctcacagACCCTCAGAGGAACACAGAAGAAGACAACACAGAATCTACAGAGTCCTCAACTGTTCCACCACCTACCCAGTCTCCTGCCAACATGGACACCTCTACACTAGCAACACAACCATGA